Within the Bradyrhizobium cosmicum genome, the region GGCCGAGACCGATCGTTTTTCACCGTCACCCTGAGGTGCTCGCCCTCTCCGGCGAGCCTCGAAGGGCGACGGCCCGGCTGCATCCGGGCCGATTCATTCTTCGAGGCTCACACTGCTTTGCAGTGCGAGCGCCTCAGCATGACGGAACAGGTGGCCGGCGTATGACGGGAAAAGCTTGAACCGCGCCCGGTTCCACGCTTCCATACCGCCATGTTCAGGACCTTTCGAGGCGGCCACAGCGGGGGCTGGCGCGTGACCTCGATTTCACCCGTGACGGGCGAGCCCCTGCCCTTCATGCCGGCGCTGTCGGTCACCGACAGCGAGGCCATCTCATTGCCGCTGGTGCCCTCGCGCAATGCGTGGCGGCTGGTCGGCGCGCCGAGCTCGCTCCGCTATACCGAGCGCGCCGAGAAGCAGCAGCTCACCGCGGTGCAGGCCGGGCTCGGCCGGCTGGAGGCGACCTCCGCGGCGCTGATCCCGATCCGCAAGTCGCAGGCCTGGTGGGAGCTGACGCAGGAAGAGCGGCGCAGGATCTTCGAGGACAAGTCGCACCACATCGCCAGCAGCCTGCGCTTCCTGCCTGCGATCGCGCGCCAGCTCTATCATAGCCGCGACCTCGGCGAGCCCTTCGATTTTCTCACCTGGTTCGAATTCGCCCCCGCGCACGCCTCGCTGTTCGAGGAACTGGTAGGGATGCTCAGGCGAACCGAGGAATGGACTTACGTCGAGCGCGAGGTCGACGTGCGCGCCGTCAAGGAAGTGCTGTCGGCCTAATGATCGAGGAAGCGGCCTGACTCGATGCGCGGCAGATCGGTCACGGGCCAGTTATAGATATAGGTCCACGCCTTCGACGTGACGCCGTCCGCGCCTGTCACGTCGATCAGCTTGCGCAGATATTCCGTCGGCTCCGCAAAGCCCTCGCCGCAGGCTTCGTACATGTCGAGTTCGCGCAGCAATTCGTCCGGCACATGAAGGCGAAACAGCTCGCCATGGACGACCTCGGAGGTCGCGTCCGACACCAGCAATCCCGGATAATGCTTCACCAGAACGAGCCGGCCGCGACAGGTCCCCTCGCCAAGGAAATCCGCGTGGCCCGCGAGCAGCCGCGCCATCGGATGGTCGAAGCCGCGCATCAGGGTGCCGTAGACGAAGAGACGATCGGAGGTCATAGAAATGTCTATAGCCTCTGAACTCCGTCATTGCGAGGAGCCGTTGCGACGAACCTGCAGCAACAACTCACCCGGCCTTCACGACCTCATCACTCACCACCACGAACTTCTTCAACTCCATCCGGCCAAAGCTGGTCGAGAGCGCGACATCGGCGGCATCGCGGCCGGTGCCCATCAGGATGCGGCCCCTGCGGGGAATGTTGTGGCGGGCGTCGAAGGTGAACCATTTGCCTGACAGCCAGACCTGAAACCAGCCGGAAAAATCCATCGGGGCCGGATCCGGCGGAATGCCGATGTCGCCCATGTATC harbors:
- a CDS encoding gamma-glutamylcyclotransferase family protein gives rise to the protein MTSDRLFVYGTLMRGFDHPMARLLAGHADFLGEGTCRGRLVLVKHYPGLLVSDATSEVVHGELFRLHVPDELLRELDMYEACGEGFAEPTEYLRKLIDVTGADGVTSKAWTYIYNWPVTDLPRIESGRFLDH
- a CDS encoding chlorite dismutase family protein — its product is MFRTFRGGHSGGWRVTSISPVTGEPLPFMPALSVTDSEAISLPLVPSRNAWRLVGAPSSLRYTERAEKQQLTAVQAGLGRLEATSAALIPIRKSQAWWELTQEERRRIFEDKSHHIASSLRFLPAIARQLYHSRDLGEPFDFLTWFEFAPAHASLFEELVGMLRRTEEWTYVEREVDVRAVKEVLSA